From the genome of Agromyces badenianii:
CTTCCGCAAGAGCACGAGCGCATCGAGGGCGAGACCATCGCGGCCTACGTCGCACGGCGCACTGGGGCGGCCGAGGCATCCGCTCGCCTCGATTCGGCCGCGATGGCGCTGGCTTCGACGGATGCCCCGGCGCCCGGCGCCCCCGACCCCGCCGACGAGTACTCCGTCGCCCTCGAACGCTGGCTCGCCTCGGGCGCGGCCGATCTCGACGAGCGGCTGCCGGCCGTGCTCGCTGAACTCGGGCTGAGCCTCGACGGCGGAGACGCCCACCTCTCGGCCGACTCGATGATGACCTCGCTCTCGGGCGGGCAGGCCGCCCGCGTCGGCCTCGCCGCCCTGCTCTGCTCTCGATTCGACCTCGTGCTGCTCGACGAGCCCACGAACGACCTCGACCTCGACGGACTCGAACGACTCGAGGCGTTCGTCCGCGGCATCCGCGGCGGGGTCGTGCTCGTGAGTCACGACCGCGAGTTCCTCGCCCGCTCGGTCACGAGGGTTCTCGAGCTCGATCTCGCCCAGCAGTCGAACCGCATCTACGGCGGCGGCTACGACGCCTACCTCGAGGAACGGGCCACGGCCCGGCGCCATCAACGCGACGACTACGACGAGTTCGCGGCGAAGAAGGCCGATCTGGTCGCGCGGGCACGCACCCAGCGCGAGTGGTCGAGCCAGGGTGTGCGCAATGCCATGAAGAAATCGCCCGACAACGACAAGATCCGCCGCAAGGCCGCGACCGAGTCGAGCGAGAAGCAGGCGCAGAAGGTGCGCCAGATGGAAAGCCGCATCGCGCGACTCGATGAGGTCGAGGAGCCGCGCAAGGAGTGGCAGCTCGAGTTCACGATCGGTGAGGCTCCCCGCTCGAGCTCGGTCGTCTCGACGCTGAACGAGGCAGTCGTCAGTCAGGGCGACTTCACGCTCGGCCCGGTCTCACTGCAGGTCGACGCGGGGGAGCGCATCGGCATCACCGGCCCCAACGGGGCTGGCAAGTCGACGCTGCTCGCACTGCTGCTCGGCCGG
Proteins encoded in this window:
- a CDS encoding ABC-F family ATP-binding cassette domain-containing protein; the protein is MTATLVAQGLAGGYAHRTLFDDLDLTVAPGDVVGIVGVNGAGKSTLLRILADELEPQAGSVHLSPADAFVGWLPQEHERIEGETIAAYVARRTGAAEASARLDSAAMALASTDAPAPGAPDPADEYSVALERWLASGAADLDERLPAVLAELGLSLDGGDAHLSADSMMTSLSGGQAARVGLAALLCSRFDLVLLDEPTNDLDLDGLERLEAFVRGIRGGVVLVSHDREFLARSVTRVLELDLAQQSNRIYGGGYDAYLEERATARRHQRDDYDEFAAKKADLVARARTQREWSSQGVRNAMKKSPDNDKIRRKAATESSEKQAQKVRQMESRIARLDEVEEPRKEWQLEFTIGEAPRSSSVVSTLNEAVVSQGDFTLGPVSLQVDAGERIGITGPNGAGKSTLLALLLGRRAADAGTASLGASVAIGEIDQARTQLTGEAPLAAAFEALVPEFSAGEVRTLLAKFGLKADHVLRPVDALSPGERTRAGLALLQARGVNVLVLDEPTNHLDLAAIEQLEEALESYEGTLLLVTHDRRMLEHVRLDRRWHVEAGRVADL